In the Burkholderia multivorans ATCC BAA-247 genome, GTAGGTGCTGCGCGCGTACGTCTCGCGCGAGATCTCGAAGCCCGCGACGAGCGTATGGCCGACGCCGAACGTGCTGAATTCGCCGGTCGCGTTCGTCTGGTTCATCCACATCGCGGTGGACGCGTCGCGCCCGTAGCCCTGCGGCCCTGCCGGCTTGTAGCGCCCGGGCGGCATCCCGTCGAGGTTCGCATGCGACGCGGAAATCACCGTGTCGCGATTCAGATGCGCGTAGCGGCTCAGGTTCTGCAGCTTCAGCTGCGGCGACACGTCGTGCTCGGCCTTCACGGTGAACGTATTGGACTCGATCCGCTCGCGGTCGAGGTTGCGCCAGCCGAAATAAGCATCGCGCGCGACGCCGCCGAGCACCTGGCCGTTGCGCGCGGGCAGCCCGTAGTCGGGCAGGTTGTGGTCGTACTGGTGGAAATAGCCGAGCGTCACGCGCGTCGGCGTGCCGAGCCCGAAGCCGAGCGACGGTGCGACGCCCCAGCGCCGCTTGCGGATGTCGTTGCGGCCGGGCACGTCGTTCACGTGAGCCATCGCATTGAGCCGGAACACCGAACTGCCGTCGCTGCCGGGCAGCGGGCGGTTCGCGTCGAGCGTCGCGCGCCGGTAGCCGGACGTGCCGAGCACCGTGCCGGCCTCGATGAACGCCTTGCGCTGCGGCGCCTTGCTGATCAGGTTGACCGAGCCGCCCGTCGTGCCCGCGCCGCCGAACACCGAATTCGGCCCCTTGATGACCTCGACGGCGTCGATGTTGAACAGATCGCTGCGATTGTTCTGCGCGCTGTCGCGCAACCCGTCGAGCTGCAGGTTCGCGTGCGCGCTGAAGCCGCGGATGAGCAGCATGTCGCCCGACCCGCCGCCGCCCTCGCCCGCGTTGAACGTGATGCCCGCGACGTTGGACAGCGCTTCGCGCAGGCTCGTGACCTGCTGCTCGTCGAGCACCTCGCGCGGCACGACGGTGATCGTCTGCGGCACGTCGAGCAGCGGCGTCGCGTATTTCGCGGAGCCCGAACGATCGACGCGCGAGCCGGTGTCGCGCTCGCCCTGCACGACGATCGGGCTCAGGTGCGGCGCGCGCCGCGGATCGGTGTCGTCCGCAGCGGCCGGCGCGGCCGCGCAGGTCATCATCGCGAATGCGACGGAAACAGCCGGGCGACGCGGCGGCGTCGCGCTCGACTGGATCGGGCTCGTCATGGTCACTTCCCCTTCATCAATGAGAATGGTTCTCATTCAAAATAAAAGGGCGCGACATGGCAATCGGACGGAAACGAAATTTCCGTGGAAGCGGCGCCTGCCGCTTCGGCGCGTCGAGCGGCGTCAGGCCGTCAGGCCGCCTCGCGTGCGAGCGCGCGCCGCGCGGCCGGCCGTTCGGCTTCGCGCTGCGCGTGCGCGGTCCAGGCGCGATGCCGCGTCATGTCGAAGCCGATCGCGCCACCCCACCGGTACAGCACCAGCAGGAACGGATCGACGATCGAATGGCCACCCGGCTCCGCCCACGTGCGTCCGTCCGCGAGCGCCGCCTCGATCGTCGCGTTCGCCGCGTCGATCACGCTGCGTCCATGCTCGCTGATCGCACCGTGCAGCGCCGGATCGCCGACGAAGCGGCCGGGCCGCCACAGCGTGCCGTAGCCGACGCCGTGCACCCAGCCGACGAGCCAGGCGAGCCATTCGTGGCACCGCGCTTCGCGCAGCGCATCGTCGAGCGGCAGCAGCTGCGCATCCGGATGGCGGCGCGCGAGATACGTCAGGATCGCCGGCGTTTCGGTCAGCACGCGCGACTCGCCGGGAATCGCGAGCACCGGCACACGCGCTTTCGGGTTGATCGCGAGATAGCCGTCGGTGAGGTTCTCCTGCTTGCGGACCTGCACGATCTCGACGTCGAACGGTGCGCCCGTTTCTTCGAGCGCGATATGAGCGGCGAGCGAACACGCGCCCGGCGAAAGATAGAGACGATAGGCGTTCATGGTGGCATTGCCCCGGCGGGCCTGTGAAAGACGAGCACGAGTGTAGGAATGCCGCGCCCGCGGCCGCAAACGATGAATTGTCGTGCTCGGACATTAGTGTTACTAATGCGCAATGCGACGCATCCATCTCCCTCCGCTGCAGACTTTGCGTGCGTTCGAGGCCGCCGTCCGGCTGCAAAGCTTCACGCGCGCAGCCGACGAACTCGCGCTCACGCAAGGCGCCGTGAGCCAGCACATCCGCGCGCTCGAGGCGCAGCTCGGCTATCCGCTATTCACGCGCGAACGCGGCGGCGCAACGCCTTCTCACGCCGCGCATGCGCTCGCGCTGCAGGTGCGCCAGGGGCTCAGCGTGCTCGAGCGCGCGTTCGAGCCGACGCACGCAGTGCGCGCCCGGCCGCGCGCCTGCGACGTCACGCTCAACGTCAGCGTGCTGCCGAGCGTGGCCGAGCGCTGGCTCGCGCCGCGGCTGCCGCGCTTCGCGGCCGCGCACCCGCAGATCTCGATCGTGCTGCATCCGGACACAGCGCTCGCGCCGCTTCGCAAGCGCGACCGCATCGACGTCGCGCTGCGCTATGGGCCCGGCACGTGGCCGGGCGTCGTCGCCGAGAAGCTGATGAACGAGACCGTGTTTCCGGTCGCGAGCCCCGCGTACCGCAACCGCGACGGCATCGCGCCGCGCGCGCCGGCCGATCTCGTGCGCGCGACGCTGCTGCGCCATCCCGCGCAGCCGTGGGAACCGTGGTTTCAGGCCGCGCGGCTCGATCTGACCGAATCGGCGCGCGCGCCGCGCTTCGCGGACGCGAACGCGCTGATCGACGCGGTGCTGAAAGGACGCGGCGTCGCGCTCGCGCGCCGCTCGCTGATCGAGCGCGAACTCGCGAGCGGCGCGCTCGTGCGCGTATCGACGGTGCGCATCACCGACGTCTACGCACACTACGTCGTGTGGCGCCCCGGCCATCCGCGCGAAGCGGCGATCCGCACCTGGCTCGACTGGCTGCGCAGCGAAGTGCGGCGCCGCACGCCGCGACGCTGACGCGTGCCTCAAGCGGAGGCGGCCATCACCTTGTCGAGCGTGATCGGCAGATCGCGCACGCGCACGCCGGTCGCGTGATAAACCGCATTCGCGATCGCGGCCGGCACGCCCGTGATGCCGATCTCGCCGATCCCGCGGATACCGAGCGGATTGAAATGCGCATCGCGCTCGTCGACGAACGTGACGTCGAGCTCGCCGATATCGGCATTCACCGGCACGTGATACTCGGCGAGATTCGCGTTCGTGAAGCGGCCGGCGCGCAGGTCGAGATGCGAGCCTTCCTCGAGCGCGGTACCGAGCCCCCACACCATGCCGCCGAGCAGCTGGCTGCGCGCCGTCTTCGCGTTCAGCAGCGCGCCGACGCTGTACACGCCGACGATGCGCGGCACGCGTATCGTGCCGAGCTCCGCGTCGACGTGCACTTCCGCAAACACCGCGCCGAACGAATGGAACGCGTAGCGCTGCTTCTCGTCGCCCTGCTTCGTCGTCGCGAGCGCCTCGATCGGTTGCCCGCCCGCACGCGCGATCACCGCGGCGGCCGGATCGCGTCGCGATCGGTCTGCGCGATGCACGACCCAGCCGTCGTCGACCGTCACGTCGTCCGCCGCGGCGCCGTGCAGCGGTGAAGCCGCGTCGGCGATCGCCAGCGCGATCAGCTTCGCACGCGCCTGCAGCGCCGCCTCGCGCACGGCCGGCGCGACGCTCGCGGCCGACTGCGAGCCGCCCGACACGGGCGCACCGGGCAGCCCCGAATCGCCGAGCGAGAAGCGCACGTTCTGCGGCGCAAAGCCGAGCGCGTCGGCCGCGACCTGCGTCATCACCGTGTAGGTGCCGGTGCCGATGTCCTGCGTGCCCGACGCGACTTCAGCCGTGCCGTCCGGCAGGATCCGCGCGCGCGCCGATGCCTCGCTGCGGTTTCCCGGATACGTCGCGGCCGCCATCCCGAGGCCGATCAGCGTATCGCCGTCGCGCAGCGTGCGCGGCGCCTGCGTGCGGCGCGACCAGCCGAAGCGCTGCGCGCCGACGCGATAGCACTCGCGCAGCGCATTGCTCGACCACGGCTTGCCGTCCTCCGGATCGACCTGCGCATAGTTCGCGAGCCGCAGCGCGACCGGATCCATGCCGAGCTGCCACGCGAGCTCGTCCATCGCCGATTCGAGCGCGAACGAGCCGGACGCTTCGCCGGGCGCACGCATGAACGTCGGCGTGCCGACGTTCAGCGACACGATCCGATGGGTGGTCGCCTGGTTCGGCACCGCATACATGATCCGCGACGGCATTCCGCACATCTCGGTCCAGTCCTCGATGGTCGACGTCGTGACGATCGAATCGTGGCGCATCGCGGTCAGCGTGCCGTCGCGCCGCGCGGCCAGCACGAGGCGCTGCTCGGTCAGCGGCCGTCCGCCCACCGGGCCGAACATCTGCGGCCGCGTCAGCACGAGCCGCACCGGTCGCCCGGTCTGCTTCGCGGCCATCGCGCACAGCGACACGTGCGACCACGACGAACCCTTGCAGCCGAACCCGCCGCCGAGAAACGGCGAGATCACGCGCACGTGCTCCGGCGCGATTCCGAACACGGCGGCCACGGCGTTGCGCGTGCCGGTCACGCCCTGCGTCGCGTCGTGCAGCGTGAGCGTCGGTCCGTCCCAGCGCGCCATCGTCGCGTGCGGCTCGATCGGATTGTGATGCTGCATCGGCGTCGTGTACGTCGCGTCGACGTGCACGTCGCCCGCGCGCAACCCTGCGTCGACATCGCCGCGCTGCGTGTCCATCTCGCGCCCCTGCTGCTTCGGCGGCACACGCGCGCGGCGCTTCTCGCGCGCGAAATCGAGCGCCGCCTCGCTCGCGCGGTAATGCACGCGCACCCCCTGCGCGGCGTCGGTCGCATGTTCGAGCGTATCGGCGACGACCACCGCGACCGGCTCGTTGCTGTAGCGCACCGCGTCGTCCTGCAGCAGCGTGAGCCGGCGGCCGGCCGGCGGCGATAGCGGCGGCCGGCCCGCGTTCGGCAGGCGCAGCGCGTTTTCGTGCGTCATCACGAGCAGCACGCCGGGCATCGCGCGGGCGCGCGCCGTGTCGATCGACTCGATGCGGCCGCTCGCGATCGTGCTCGTCACGAGCACCGCATGCGCGAGCCGCGCATCGTCGAATTCGGCTGCGTAGCGTGCGCCGCCCGTCACCTTCAGTACGCCGTCGACGCGGTCGAGCGGCTGTCCGGTCAGCGTGTTCATGCGTGTCCTCCCGTCGATCGCGCGGCCGTCTTCACCGCGCGCACGATCGCGCGCTGCGCGAGCGCGACCTTGAATGCATTGCCGTCGAGCGGCTGCGCATCGCGCAGCGCGAGCGCGGCCGCTTCGCGCAACGTCGCATCGGTCGGCTCGCGACCGGCGAGATGCTGCTCCGCGGCCGTCGCGCGCAGCGGCTTGTGCGCGACGCCGCCCAGCGCGATGCGCGCGTGTTCGATCCGCGCGCCGTCCATCCGCAGCGCGGCGGCAACCGACACCAGCGCGAACGCATAGCTCGCGCGGTCGCGCACCTTCACGTAGTGCGCATGGTCGGCGAACTGCGGCGGCGGCAGATCGACCGCCGTGATCAGTTCGCCCGGCTCGAGCGTCGTGTCGAGATCGGGGCGGTCGCCGGGCAGCCGATGAAACGACGCGAACGGAATCTGCCGCTCGCCGCGCGGGCCGCTCGTGCGCACGACGGCGTCGAGCGCCGCGAGCGCGACGCTCATGTCCGACGGATTGACGGCCACGCAATGGGGACTCGCGCCGAGAATCGCGTGCATCCGGTTGTCGCCGCCGATCGCCGCGCAGCCGCTGCCCGGATCGCGCTTGTTGCATTGCGCGAACGCCGGATCGTAGAAGTACGGGCAGCGCGTGCGTTGCATCAGGTTGCCGCCGACGGTCGCCATATTGCGCAGCTGCGCGGACGCGCCGGCCAGCAGCGCTTGCGACAGCAGCGGATAAGCGCTGCGCACGCGCGGATGATCGGCCGCGTCGCTGTTGCGCACGAGCGCGCCGATCCTCAGCCCGCCGTCCGGCAACGCGTCGACCGTGTCGAGGCCCGCGATATGCGTGACGTCGATCAGCGTGACGGGCCGCGCGACGCCGCCCTTCATCAGATCGAGCAGGTTGGTGCCGCCGCCGATGAACGCGGCGCCCGGCTGCTGCGCGGCGCGCACGGCGCCCGCGACGTCGGTCGCGCGTTCGTACGAAATCGCTTCCATGACGCGGCCCTCCGCTTACGCGTTGCGCCCGTGCGCGGCACGCACGGCGGCGACGATGTTCGAATAGGCGCCGCAGCGGCACAGGTTGCCGCTCATGCGTTCGCGGATCTCGTCGTCCGACAGCTTCGGCGGACGCTGCCGCACGTCGGCGGTGGCGGCGCTCGCCGCGCCCGATGCGAATTCGTCGAGCAACGCCGTCGCCGAACACAGCTGGCCCGGCGTGCAGTAGCCGCACTGGAACGCATCGTGTTCGACGAACGCGCGCTGCACCGGGCTCAGCACGCCGTCGCGCGCGAGCCCTTCGACGGTCGTGATGCGCTGCCCTTCGTGCATCACCGCGAGCGTCAGACACGCGTTGATGCGCCGTCCGTCGACGAGCACCGTGCACGCGCCGCACTGGCCGCGGTCGCAACCCTTCTTCGTGCCGGTGAGCCCTGCGTATTCGCGCAGCGCGTCGAGCAGCGTGACGCGCGGTTCGAGCTGCAGCGTATAGGCATGCCCGTTGATGTCGAGATGAACGGGGCGTGCCGGCACCGCTGCACGCGACGGCAGGGCCGACGCCGCGCTCGCATGCGGCGGCTGCGCATGCATGGCCGGCGCCGCGCCGACCGTTGCGGCAGCCGCCGCCGATTGCAGGAAGCGCCGCCGCGCGGCGCTCGACGGCGTATCGTGAACGGGCGGCGTCGCGCCGTGCTGACAAGGCGCCGCGGGCGAACATGGGCCGCGCGGCGCGGATGAGGGGGAAAGAGGTCGATCGGTGGACATGACTTCTGCTCGCTCCATGAATTGAGGGACGCAGATGTGGACGTCCGCGCGCGCAATGGCGACGCGGACGAAGCACGCGTATCGGCTGCTGTAGCAATCGCGATGCCGCGCACGGCGCGCGTGCGCCGCGCATCGTGCGGTTCGTGCGTCGCAAGCGCTTGCGCGAGGCGCGCGCGGCTCGCGTCGCCGTTCCTGACGCGAACATGACGCGGCGCTGGCGCGCGACGGTCGCCGCGCGGTCGATGCGGCAAAAAATGCACATACGGCCGCTGCTTGCGGACATCTCGACCGATTGCCGCGCACGTCGCGCGATCGCGCAACAGGCGGCGACACGTACGCGCGTTGCACCGAATGTCGCTGCCGATGCATGCGCGATTTACCGCGCGTTGGAAATCCGGCGCGGCGAAAGCGTTCGGTCAGCCGCACGAAAGCGTTTTGCGATCACGCGGCCGTCGCAAACGATTCACCGAAACGTCGCATCGCGCCGGCATACTCGAAAAC is a window encoding:
- a CDS encoding TonB-dependent receptor, which produces MTSPIQSSATPPRRPAVSVAFAMMTCAAAPAAADDTDPRRAPHLSPIVVQGERDTGSRVDRSGSAKYATPLLDVPQTITVVPREVLDEQQVTSLREALSNVAGITFNAGEGGGGSGDMLLIRGFSAHANLQLDGLRDSAQNNRSDLFNIDAVEVIKGPNSVFGGAGTTGGSVNLISKAPQRKAFIEAGTVLGTSGYRRATLDANRPLPGSDGSSVFRLNAMAHVNDVPGRNDIRKRRWGVAPSLGFGLGTPTRVTLGYFHQYDHNLPDYGLPARNGQVLGGVARDAYFGWRNLDRERIESNTFTVKAEHDVSPQLKLQNLSRYAHLNRDTVISASHANLDGMPPGRYKPAGPQGYGRDASTAMWMNQTNATGEFSTFGVGHTLVAGFEISRETYARSTYSHGLARHFPKNGYALAAPPGYWTGPARRENTARTDTALDVKALYAFDTISFGRYWDLDVGLRHDWIDGWARNTPAGKPTERADTADRHLSTRAGLVFKPTDNGRIYAAYGTSFNPSAEFLVTTGSGVNAASGGLAPEKNESVELGAKWEGLAGLAVNGALFQTYKHHARERMSDGSYLLAGKQRVRGVELGAAGKITPKWDLFANYTYLASATLDSPSSPRRNGKALGNTPRHAFNLWTTYRLPAGWTIGYGSHFVGRRNVTSEGDGTLGAYWVHNLMASYDVNRRLRFQLNVDNLFDRAYVERVRQQPGNASRSSAVEFGDGRAAMLSAVYTF
- a CDS encoding glutathione S-transferase family protein, with translation MNAYRLYLSPGACSLAAHIALEETGAPFDVEIVQVRKQENLTDGYLAINPKARVPVLAIPGESRVLTETPAILTYLARRHPDAQLLPLDDALREARCHEWLAWLVGWVHGVGYGTLWRPGRFVGDPALHGAISEHGRSVIDAANATIEAALADGRTWAEPGGHSIVDPFLLVLYRWGGAIGFDMTRHRAWTAHAQREAERPAARRALAREAA
- a CDS encoding LysR substrate-binding domain-containing protein codes for the protein MRRIHLPPLQTLRAFEAAVRLQSFTRAADELALTQGAVSQHIRALEAQLGYPLFTRERGGATPSHAAHALALQVRQGLSVLERAFEPTHAVRARPRACDVTLNVSVLPSVAERWLAPRLPRFAAAHPQISIVLHPDTALAPLRKRDRIDVALRYGPGTWPGVVAEKLMNETVFPVASPAYRNRDGIAPRAPADLVRATLLRHPAQPWEPWFQAARLDLTESARAPRFADANALIDAVLKGRGVALARRSLIERELASGALVRVSTVRITDVYAHYVVWRPGHPREAAIRTWLDWLRSEVRRRTPRR
- a CDS encoding xanthine dehydrogenase family protein molybdopterin-binding subunit codes for the protein MNTLTGQPLDRVDGVLKVTGGARYAAEFDDARLAHAVLVTSTIASGRIESIDTARARAMPGVLLVMTHENALRLPNAGRPPLSPPAGRRLTLLQDDAVRYSNEPVAVVVADTLEHATDAAQGVRVHYRASEAALDFAREKRRARVPPKQQGREMDTQRGDVDAGLRAGDVHVDATYTTPMQHHNPIEPHATMARWDGPTLTLHDATQGVTGTRNAVAAVFGIAPEHVRVISPFLGGGFGCKGSSWSHVSLCAMAAKQTGRPVRLVLTRPQMFGPVGGRPLTEQRLVLAARRDGTLTAMRHDSIVTTSTIEDWTEMCGMPSRIMYAVPNQATTHRIVSLNVGTPTFMRAPGEASGSFALESAMDELAWQLGMDPVALRLANYAQVDPEDGKPWSSNALRECYRVGAQRFGWSRRTQAPRTLRDGDTLIGLGMAAATYPGNRSEASARARILPDGTAEVASGTQDIGTGTYTVMTQVAADALGFAPQNVRFSLGDSGLPGAPVSGGSQSAASVAPAVREAALQARAKLIALAIADAASPLHGAAADDVTVDDGWVVHRADRSRRDPAAAVIARAGGQPIEALATTKQGDEKQRYAFHSFGAVFAEVHVDAELGTIRVPRIVGVYSVGALLNAKTARSQLLGGMVWGLGTALEEGSHLDLRAGRFTNANLAEYHVPVNADIGELDVTFVDERDAHFNPLGIRGIGEIGITGVPAAIANAVYHATGVRVRDLPITLDKVMAASA
- a CDS encoding FAD binding domain-containing protein — encoded protein: MEAISYERATDVAGAVRAAQQPGAAFIGGGTNLLDLMKGGVARPVTLIDVTHIAGLDTVDALPDGGLRIGALVRNSDAADHPRVRSAYPLLSQALLAGASAQLRNMATVGGNLMQRTRCPYFYDPAFAQCNKRDPGSGCAAIGGDNRMHAILGASPHCVAVNPSDMSVALAALDAVVRTSGPRGERQIPFASFHRLPGDRPDLDTTLEPGELITAVDLPPPQFADHAHYVKVRDRASYAFALVSVAAALRMDGARIEHARIALGGVAHKPLRATAAEQHLAGREPTDATLREAAALALRDAQPLDGNAFKVALAQRAIVRAVKTAARSTGGHA
- a CDS encoding (2Fe-2S)-binding protein, with translation MSTDRPLSPSSAPRGPCSPAAPCQHGATPPVHDTPSSAARRRFLQSAAAAATVGAAPAMHAQPPHASAASALPSRAAVPARPVHLDINGHAYTLQLEPRVTLLDALREYAGLTGTKKGCDRGQCGACTVLVDGRRINACLTLAVMHEGQRITTVEGLARDGVLSPVQRAFVEHDAFQCGYCTPGQLCSATALLDEFASGAASAATADVRQRPPKLSDDEIRERMSGNLCRCGAYSNIVAAVRAAHGRNA